One Pseudoalteromonas aliena SW19 genomic window carries:
- a CDS encoding non-ribosomal peptide synthetase, producing the protein MENIKQLLVELERAGIRLYLENEKLKSKAKNGAITADIAAKIKNNKMAIIDTLEKLSKVHSVSQLTVRENKTNYPISFAQQRLYTLDQIQGGSIEYHMPMAFKLSGDVDISILERVFTKIVERHQVLRAIFCQNEKGLVQTLREVQDFAIKHVQSNIDDEQLQKQSIAEFVTSESKETFNLEKDFMIRVSYLTLPDDKIQQGVLFINMHHIATDGWSMEILLREFFTLYQAYSAGKTNPLTKLKIQYSDYAQWQRDWLQGEILESQKTYWQQQLADLPIVHSLPLDFPRAEIKSYDGALVFREFPADLCIKLQTLAKRFSLTPFMLMHGALALVLSRNSNNHDIVIGTPVANRRQLELESLIGFFVNTLLLRLNVSNQSLQDFFEQLRQVHLDAQSHQDLPFEKLVEILKVPRSTAHSPLFQIMLTTNSDYGVTHKDNGDTDLAGVTISPLHGEEIFTKYDLDINATLSEQGGMIEWTYDMALFSHGHIESLADHLQNTLQFLADWDESKNCATASVEMLTQRELIQLNKFNDNKVSYANDLCIHELFEIQAAANPERIALHFAGQSLTYKALNIKANQLAHYLRFEHNIGPERAVGLCVERSLEMVIAMMAILKAGGAYVPLDPDYPEARLAYLIDDASLSVVLSQREVMAKVTLPEANMVMLDGLIGLSDSKYSCYSQSNLSRDESGVNETNLAYLIYTSGSTGNPKGVMIEHRNTVAMLHWAKQAFNDFELEKVLASTSLNFDLSVFEIFLPLCFGYQSVIVKNALALTEQKLDISMINTVPSAMKALLEANALPDSLKVVNLAGEPLTAQQVNLIFDILPGVAVCNLYGPSEDTTYSTYARFTSHLNRVPDIGKVITNSQAYILGFTQERLPIGSIGELYLGGAGVARGYLNRHELTSDSFINNPYYKEKGVNNSPRLYRTGDLVRYCDNGCLEFIGRMDDQVKLRGFRIELGEIEHRLNQLTEITTSLVVTRTLLSGGQQLVAYIQPCLTYETTIDEENEYLFLVKIKQTISANIPSHMVPNQFVLMAQWPLTPNGKIDKKLLPAPNSDLSTQEYIAPENEVELLLTLLWAELLELKSEKISTTANFFELGGHSLLIMQLISKLQQHNLMCSAQRLFQAESLAMMAEEISTSICSQDKYQIPDSMIPENCENITPAMLPLVELSQNEIEQIAANVNGNMTNIQDIYPLAPLQEGVLFVHTINPSQDPYVTTASFVFDDVEALNHFETQIGWLIDRHDVLRTAILWRGRQQALQLVQRHAQLPVIKLDLRGPDLKTAFENYVTQGPHGFDLETAPLIQLAITEADEQGHYFALLKFHHLITDHVSLDILMSELSASDTASLPKPLPYREFIARSIHQTANLNVAEFFTETLGDVDTPTLPFELAKVLGDGNDITQYSTELTESQSQQIRTLSKQHQCSPAVLFHLVWAKVLSTCCGRDDVVFGTVMSGRMNGMPGIERMMGMLINTLPLRLKLHDIKVSEAMNMVNNALQALLPYEQVSLAEAQSHSGIEGNTPLFSAILNYRHTAQDKVDSTSEVEEGNATLLSTRERTNYPFELSVNDRGEGDSFTLDFQIDRSVAAEQIAAYVHTTLESVVSALLNDGSHTINTLQVLPKMELEQQLEQYQAVEATYPKAACIHEVFEQRVIETPDAIALVCEEQRLSYREVNASANQLAHYLREAYQVGANTLVGLCLGRSVDMLVGTLAILKAGGAYVPLDSNYPQSRLAYMLEDTEVTVVLTEQRLAEVLAFSQVPLVCVDSLDMELKEHSCENLPRAIGQTSESLAYVIYTSGSTGKPKGVMTPHRAVNRLVHTPNFMELDSNTVFLQCANIAFDAATLEIWGPLLNGGRCVLYPDDFITIERLNTVITEQNVTALWLTSGLFTEWSKGCQPSLGLKYVLAGGDVLNPQAVQTVQEALPRVQIINGYGPTENTTFTCCYPIPRGRDLSKGVPIGLGVQGDTVLILSAQGSLIPAGGIGELCVGGDGLALGYLNQPEMTDSRFIRNPYSDDLGCKGKVYKTGDLVRYGKDGLIEYVGRVDDQIKIRGFRVELGEIQRRLNCLDEVVNALVMVKSIDKIDKKLVAYIELKQSVNDEREQALSLATALSTELPVYMVPAAFVFMNEWPLTTNGKIDKKALPEADINLMQTGYVAPQNILENQLVVIWGELLKIESAIISTTANFFELGGHSLLIMKLLQRINEELGVDLQIPDLYRCENIQQISGFINSIQAIHTQGSVIEEDNIEFEDFEL; encoded by the coding sequence ATGGAAAATATCAAACAACTGCTAGTTGAGCTTGAAAGAGCTGGGATCAGGCTATACCTTGAAAACGAAAAGTTAAAATCAAAGGCAAAGAATGGTGCCATTACAGCAGATATTGCAGCAAAAATTAAAAATAATAAAATGGCCATTATTGATACTTTAGAAAAATTGAGTAAAGTCCATTCTGTTAGTCAGCTGACTGTTAGAGAAAATAAGACAAACTATCCGATCTCTTTTGCGCAACAGCGTCTATACACCTTAGATCAGATCCAAGGTGGTTCGATTGAATATCATATGCCGATGGCATTTAAACTATCTGGTGATGTTGATATTTCCATATTAGAACGTGTATTTACTAAAATTGTTGAGCGACACCAAGTGCTCCGAGCTATATTTTGTCAAAATGAAAAAGGACTAGTGCAGACTTTACGTGAGGTCCAAGATTTTGCTATCAAACACGTACAGTCTAACATTGATGATGAGCAGTTACAGAAACAAAGTATAGCTGAATTTGTTACCAGTGAGTCGAAAGAAACTTTTAACCTGGAAAAAGATTTTATGATCCGAGTCAGTTATCTGACTTTACCCGATGATAAAATACAGCAAGGTGTTTTGTTTATTAATATGCATCATATAGCAACGGATGGGTGGTCAATGGAGATACTACTCAGAGAGTTCTTTACTTTGTACCAAGCTTATAGTGCTGGTAAAACCAATCCACTGACTAAATTAAAAATTCAATATAGTGATTATGCTCAATGGCAAAGGGATTGGTTACAAGGTGAAATACTTGAGTCGCAAAAGACTTATTGGCAACAGCAATTAGCTGATTTACCTATAGTGCATAGCTTACCTCTTGATTTTCCGAGAGCTGAGATTAAATCTTATGATGGGGCATTAGTTTTTCGAGAATTCCCCGCAGATCTTTGCATAAAATTACAGACACTGGCTAAACGTTTTTCGCTGACTCCATTTATGTTGATGCATGGTGCGCTGGCATTAGTGCTTTCTCGTAATAGCAATAACCATGATATTGTCATTGGTACGCCAGTTGCCAATCGCAGACAATTGGAACTAGAATCACTAATTGGGTTTTTTGTTAATACTTTATTGCTAAGGCTTAATGTTAGCAACCAATCACTTCAAGATTTTTTTGAGCAACTTAGGCAGGTGCATCTAGATGCACAATCGCATCAAGATTTACCTTTTGAAAAGCTGGTTGAAATATTAAAGGTACCTCGTAGTACTGCGCATAGCCCACTATTTCAGATCATGTTAACGACTAATTCAGACTATGGTGTTACTCACAAAGATAATGGTGACACGGATCTAGCTGGAGTAACTATTTCACCACTTCATGGTGAAGAAATATTTACTAAATACGATCTGGATATCAATGCGACCTTAAGTGAGCAAGGAGGGATGATAGAGTGGACTTATGATATGGCTTTATTTTCTCATGGTCACATCGAAAGTTTGGCTGATCATTTACAAAATACTTTACAGTTTTTAGCTGATTGGGATGAAAGTAAAAATTGTGCAACGGCCTCGGTCGAAATGTTGACTCAGCGGGAATTGATTCAGCTAAATAAATTTAATGACAATAAAGTGAGTTATGCCAATGACTTATGTATTCATGAGTTATTTGAGATCCAGGCAGCAGCTAACCCTGAACGTATCGCACTACACTTTGCTGGACAGTCACTTACTTATAAAGCGTTAAATATCAAGGCAAATCAACTTGCCCATTATCTTCGTTTTGAACATAATATTGGCCCTGAACGTGCAGTCGGTTTGTGCGTTGAACGTTCGCTAGAAATGGTTATTGCCATGATGGCAATCCTTAAAGCAGGCGGAGCATATGTACCGTTAGATCCAGATTATCCTGAAGCGCGTTTGGCCTATTTGATTGATGATGCATCATTATCCGTGGTGTTGAGTCAACGTGAAGTAATGGCCAAAGTGACATTACCAGAAGCGAATATGGTCATGCTGGATGGACTGATAGGATTATCTGATAGTAAGTATTCGTGTTATTCACAGAGTAATTTAAGCCGAGATGAAAGTGGTGTAAATGAAACTAATTTGGCATACCTTATTTATACATCCGGTTCAACAGGAAATCCTAAAGGCGTAATGATAGAGCACCGTAATACGGTGGCAATGTTACACTGGGCTAAACAAGCATTTAATGATTTTGAGTTGGAAAAAGTACTTGCCTCAACATCGTTAAATTTTGACCTTTCAGTATTCGAAATTTTCTTGCCGTTATGTTTTGGTTATCAAAGTGTGATTGTGAAAAATGCTTTGGCATTGACCGAGCAAAAACTTGATATAAGTATGATTAATACAGTTCCTTCAGCGATGAAAGCTCTGCTGGAGGCAAATGCGTTACCCGACAGCTTAAAAGTGGTTAACCTCGCTGGTGAACCGTTAACTGCGCAACAAGTTAACTTGATTTTCGATATTTTGCCAGGTGTTGCAGTTTGTAACCTTTATGGACCTTCTGAAGATACTACTTACTCGACTTATGCTAGATTTACTTCACATCTAAACCGAGTGCCAGATATTGGCAAAGTGATTACCAATAGTCAGGCATATATTCTTGGTTTTACTCAGGAAAGGTTACCAATTGGCAGTATCGGTGAACTCTATTTAGGTGGTGCAGGTGTTGCTCGAGGTTATTTAAATCGTCATGAACTAACAAGTGATAGTTTTATTAATAATCCTTACTATAAAGAAAAGGGTGTTAATAATAGTCCGCGTTTGTACCGCACAGGAGATCTAGTACGCTATTGCGACAATGGCTGTTTAGAGTTTATTGGTCGTATGGATGATCAGGTTAAGCTACGTGGTTTTCGAATTGAATTGGGAGAAATTGAACATCGTCTTAACCAACTAACAGAAATAACAACGTCGTTAGTTGTTACTCGAACATTACTAAGTGGTGGACAACAATTAGTCGCTTATATACAGCCCTGTCTCACGTATGAGACAACGATAGATGAAGAAAATGAATATCTTTTTCTGGTGAAAATTAAACAAACTATTAGTGCTAACATACCGAGTCATATGGTACCTAATCAGTTTGTGTTAATGGCTCAATGGCCATTAACACCGAATGGTAAAATAGATAAAAAATTATTGCCTGCGCCGAATAGCGATCTTTCAACACAAGAATATATTGCGCCTGAAAATGAAGTTGAACTTCTTCTAACTCTACTTTGGGCTGAGCTATTAGAACTCAAAAGTGAAAAAATAAGTACCACTGCAAATTTCTTTGAGTTGGGTGGCCATTCATTATTGATCATGCAATTAATCTCAAAACTTCAACAACATAACTTGATGTGTTCAGCTCAGCGTTTGTTTCAGGCTGAAAGTTTAGCAATGATGGCGGAAGAGATCTCAACTTCAATTTGTTCGCAAGATAAATATCAGATACCGGATAGTATGATCCCCGAAAACTGTGAAAATATTACGCCTGCAATGCTTCCGCTGGTTGAGCTGTCACAAAATGAAATTGAGCAAATAGCGGCGAACGTAAACGGTAATATGACTAACATCCAAGACATTTATCCATTAGCACCACTGCAAGAAGGTGTATTGTTTGTCCATACAATTAACCCTAGTCAAGACCCGTATGTAACGACAGCAAGCTTTGTTTTTGATGATGTCGAAGCCCTAAATCATTTTGAAACACAGATTGGCTGGTTAATAGATCGACACGATGTTTTGAGAACGGCCATCTTATGGCGTGGTCGTCAACAAGCGTTACAATTAGTTCAGCGACACGCTCAGTTACCTGTAATTAAATTAGATTTGCGTGGCCCAGATTTAAAAACTGCTTTTGAAAATTATGTTACACAAGGGCCTCATGGATTTGATTTGGAAACGGCACCTTTGATCCAACTCGCCATTACTGAGGCGGATGAGCAGGGACATTACTTTGCATTACTAAAGTTTCATCATTTGATCACCGATCATGTCTCACTCGATATCCTTATGTCAGAATTAAGCGCGTCAGATACTGCGTCGTTACCGAAACCACTGCCTTATCGTGAATTTATTGCACGTTCAATACATCAGACCGCGAATTTAAATGTGGCAGAATTCTTTACTGAAACACTCGGGGATGTTGATACGCCTACCTTGCCTTTTGAACTTGCTAAAGTGCTCGGGGATGGGAATGACATTACGCAATACAGTACCGAATTAACAGAGTCACAATCGCAACAAATTCGTACCTTATCAAAGCAGCATCAATGCAGTCCAGCGGTACTCTTTCATCTAGTGTGGGCTAAAGTTCTGAGTACCTGTTGTGGTCGTGATGATGTGGTATTTGGCACTGTCATGTCGGGTCGTATGAATGGTATGCCTGGCATAGAGCGTATGATGGGAATGCTAATAAATACCTTGCCTTTAAGACTGAAACTACATGATATTAAAGTGTCTGAAGCCATGAACATGGTGAATAATGCGCTTCAGGCACTGCTGCCTTATGAGCAAGTCTCATTGGCTGAAGCACAAAGTCATAGTGGGATAGAGGGTAATACGCCGCTGTTTAGCGCAATACTAAATTACCGTCATACCGCGCAAGACAAAGTAGACAGTACATCAGAAGTAGAAGAAGGAAATGCGACTTTACTCAGTACACGAGAGCGCACGAACTACCCGTTTGAACTTTCGGTTAATGATCGGGGGGAGGGAGATAGCTTTACACTTGATTTTCAGATTGACCGCAGTGTTGCAGCAGAGCAAATAGCCGCTTATGTACACACAACATTGGAGAGTGTGGTATCAGCGCTATTAAATGATGGAAGTCATACAATAAACACCTTACAAGTGCTACCAAAGATGGAATTAGAGCAGCAATTAGAGCAGTATCAAGCAGTGGAAGCCACGTATCCAAAAGCAGCTTGTATACATGAAGTTTTTGAACAAAGAGTGATAGAAACACCGGATGCTATTGCGTTGGTATGCGAAGAGCAGAGATTGAGTTATCGCGAAGTTAATGCAAGCGCCAATCAACTAGCACATTACCTGAGAGAGGCATATCAAGTAGGTGCGAATACCTTAGTTGGATTATGTCTAGGGCGTTCAGTAGATATGTTGGTCGGTACGTTAGCGATTTTAAAAGCCGGAGGAGCTTACGTGCCATTGGACTCAAATTATCCTCAGTCACGTTTAGCATACATGTTAGAAGACACAGAGGTCACAGTGGTGTTGACTGAGCAGAGATTAGCGGAAGTATTAGCCTTTAGTCAAGTGCCATTGGTGTGTGTTGATAGCCTAGATATGGAATTGAAAGAACACAGTTGTGAAAATCTACCCAGAGCGATAGGGCAAACATCAGAGTCACTGGCTTATGTGATTTATACATCAGGTTCAACAGGTAAACCAAAAGGAGTGATGACACCACATAGGGCGGTAAATCGTTTAGTTCATACACCAAATTTTATGGAGTTAGATAGTAATACCGTATTTTTACAATGCGCTAACATTGCCTTTGATGCAGCGACATTGGAAATATGGGGACCGTTATTAAATGGCGGACGTTGTGTCTTGTACCCAGACGACTTTATTACTATTGAGCGATTAAATACGGTGATAACAGAGCAAAATGTCACCGCATTGTGGCTGACATCGGGGTTATTTACCGAATGGAGTAAAGGATGCCAGCCGAGTTTAGGATTGAAATATGTATTAGCAGGGGGTGACGTATTGAATCCTCAAGCGGTACAAACAGTGCAAGAAGCGTTACCAAGGGTTCAGATTATTAATGGTTATGGGCCGACAGAAAACACCACATTTACTTGTTGTTATCCTATCCCACGAGGTAGGGACTTATCAAAGGGAGTACCAATAGGATTAGGAGTGCAAGGAGACACAGTACTAATCTTATCAGCGCAGGGTAGTTTAATCCCAGCAGGGGGCATTGGTGAATTGTGTGTTGGAGGAGATGGCTTAGCATTAGGGTATCTGAATCAGCCGGAGATGACAGATAGTCGCTTTATAAGGAACCCTTATAGTGACGATTTAGGTTGCAAAGGAAAGGTGTATAAGACAGGCGATTTGGTGCGTTATGGCAAGGATGGGTTAATAGAGTATGTTGGGCGTGTTGACGATCAAATAAAAATCCGTGGATTTAGAGTTGAATTGGGCGAGATACAACGACGATTAAACTGTCTGGATGAAGTCGTAAATGCTCTTGTTATGGTGAAATCAATTGACAAAATTGACAAGAAACTAGTCGCTTATATTGAGCTTAAACAAAGTGTGAATGATGAGCGTGAACAGGCGCTTAGTTTAGCTACTGCGTTATCGACTGAACTGCCAGTTTACATGGTACCAGCTGCGTTTGTGTTTATGAATGAATGGCCACTAACGACAAATGGTAAAATTGATAAAAAAGCACTACCAGAAGCTGATATTAATTTGATGCAAACTGGTTATGTAGCGCCACAGAATATATTAGAAAATCAGTTAGTGGTAATTTGGGGGGAGTTGTTAAAAATAGAATCAGCGATTATAAGCACTACTGCAAATTTCTTTGAGCTGGGTGGTCACTCATTGTTGATTATGAAGTTGTTACAGAGGATTAATGAAGAATTGGGTGTTGATCTACAAATACCAGATCTTTATCGCTGTGAGAATATTCAACAAATCTCAGGCTTTATCAATTCTATTCAGGCAATTCACACCCAAGGATCGGTAATTGAGGAAGATAACATTGAATTTGAGGATTTTGAGCTATGA